In the Candidatus Palauibacter polyketidifaciens genome, one interval contains:
- a CDS encoding glycosyltransferase yields the protein MSDPAISVLVPAYDEAENMPELFAELAATFAKHDLAAEVVLVDDGSGDGTAEAAEEAAARAGLGGAAVVLRHRANLGKTEAMLTAAEAARGEYLVLFDADLQHSTEEIPRFAAKLDEGYDLVAGRKMGRYEKHFISSVYNRLARTIFKVPVRDLNSMKAFRAEVLTGLRLRHDWHRYFVVLAHARGYRLGELDIDLLPRRHGEAKFSGRRRILIGMLDMVSVWFQLVFGRKPLLFFGTSGLAMIAAGCATGLAALVLRFGFGLGYRPLLTLVLLLVVGGLLLFILGFLAETMAQLRDEIEDLKRSGPQ from the coding sequence ATGAGCGATCCGGCAATCTCGGTGCTCGTCCCGGCGTACGATGAAGCCGAGAACATGCCCGAGCTGTTCGCGGAACTCGCGGCGACGTTCGCGAAGCACGACCTCGCGGCCGAGGTCGTCCTCGTGGACGACGGTTCCGGCGACGGGACGGCCGAAGCCGCCGAGGAGGCGGCCGCGCGGGCGGGGCTGGGCGGCGCAGCCGTCGTACTTCGGCACCGGGCGAACCTGGGGAAGACGGAGGCGATGCTCACGGCCGCCGAAGCCGCCCGCGGCGAGTATCTCGTCCTCTTCGACGCGGACCTGCAGCATTCGACCGAGGAGATCCCGCGCTTCGCGGCGAAGCTGGACGAGGGCTACGACCTCGTCGCGGGCCGCAAGATGGGCCGCTACGAGAAGCACTTCATCTCGTCCGTCTATAACCGGCTCGCGCGCACGATCTTCAAGGTGCCGGTGCGCGATCTCAACTCCATGAAGGCGTTTCGGGCCGAGGTCCTCACGGGCCTCAGGCTGCGGCACGACTGGCACCGCTACTTCGTCGTGCTCGCCCACGCCCGGGGATACCGGCTCGGCGAGCTGGACATCGACCTCCTCCCGAGACGCCACGGAGAGGCCAAGTTCTCGGGGCGCCGGCGGATCCTGATCGGGATGCTGGACATGGTCTCCGTGTGGTTCCAGCTCGTGTTCGGGCGCAAGCCGCTGCTCTTCTTCGGCACGAGCGGCCTCGCGATGATCGCCGCTGGCTGCGCCACCGGGCTCGCGGCGCTCGTCCTGCGGTTCGGGTTCGGCCTCGGGTACCGTCCGCTGCTCACGCTCGTGCTTCTCCTGGTCGTGGGAGGCCTTCTCCTCTTCATCCTCGGCTTCCTCGCGGAGACGATGGCGCAGCTTCGGGACGAGATCGAGGACTTGAAGCGCAGCGGACCGCAGTGA
- the rpoN gene encoding RNA polymerase factor sigma-54, with translation MATGRPSLAAGLHLRQEQKAQPRLYQAMDLLHMPLLDLQGHLRQALVDNPFLELVEPGEEPDDGDDLRDALSEDPEDGPADEAEEVDWEDVLLDDFDAGGPPEEYGDREYYAPAAVATRSLWDHLHEQLNLLRLGERELRIGEEIIGNVDRDGFLSCSLDRIVEALEGRRDERREDPPDAAGAVSREAVEEMLARIQSFEPSGVAARDLRETLLLQLRDRGREASLAWRIVDGHFDDLANRRWPELADEFGITPREVQTAADEIAKLDPKPGLRYADASESYVIPDLTVEKVERRYRVSHADTSLPRLKLSPVYRDMAADRARFQGENKAFISERLNSARWLIQAIEQRRQTMLRVMDFIVERQHEFFEKGVEHLRPLTLRDVAKHIEMHESTVSRVTNGKYVQTPRGLYPLKFFFSGGYSTHAGEDVSSEGVRARIRKLVAEEDPTAPLSDHEITARLQKTGVRIARRTVAKYRDQLGILAARLRRRV, from the coding sequence ATGGCAACGGGACGGCCGAGTCTCGCCGCGGGCCTTCACCTGCGGCAGGAACAGAAGGCGCAGCCTCGCCTCTACCAGGCGATGGACCTCCTGCACATGCCGCTGCTCGACCTTCAGGGCCACCTGCGGCAGGCGCTCGTCGACAACCCGTTCCTCGAGCTCGTGGAACCCGGAGAGGAGCCCGACGACGGCGACGATCTGCGTGACGCTCTGTCCGAAGACCCGGAAGACGGCCCCGCGGATGAGGCGGAGGAAGTGGATTGGGAGGATGTCCTGCTCGATGACTTCGATGCGGGCGGGCCGCCCGAAGAGTACGGGGACCGGGAGTACTACGCGCCCGCGGCGGTCGCCACGCGGAGTCTCTGGGACCACCTCCACGAGCAGTTGAATCTGCTCCGTCTCGGCGAGCGGGAGCTGCGGATCGGCGAAGAGATCATCGGCAACGTCGACCGTGACGGGTTCCTCTCATGCTCGCTCGACCGGATCGTCGAGGCGCTGGAGGGACGGCGGGACGAACGGCGCGAGGATCCGCCGGACGCGGCGGGAGCCGTTTCGCGGGAGGCGGTCGAGGAGATGCTCGCCCGCATCCAGTCCTTCGAACCGAGCGGCGTGGCGGCGCGGGACCTGCGCGAGACGCTTCTGCTGCAGTTGCGGGACCGCGGGCGGGAGGCGTCGCTGGCCTGGCGCATCGTCGACGGACACTTCGATGACCTCGCGAACCGCCGGTGGCCGGAGCTGGCGGACGAATTCGGGATCACGCCGCGCGAGGTGCAGACCGCGGCGGACGAGATCGCAAAGCTCGATCCCAAGCCGGGTCTCCGGTACGCGGACGCATCGGAGTCCTACGTGATCCCGGATCTCACGGTGGAGAAGGTCGAGCGGCGGTATCGCGTCTCGCACGCCGACACCTCGCTGCCCCGGCTCAAGCTCTCGCCCGTCTACCGCGACATGGCCGCGGATCGCGCCCGATTCCAGGGGGAAAACAAGGCGTTCATCTCGGAGAGGCTGAACAGCGCCCGGTGGCTGATCCAGGCGATCGAGCAGCGCCGGCAGACGATGCTGCGTGTGATGGACTTCATCGTCGAACGGCAGCACGAGTTCTTCGAGAAGGGCGTCGAACACCTGCGTCCGCTCACGCTTCGTGACGTGGCCAAACACATCGAGATGCACGAGTCCACCGTCTCTCGCGTGACGAACGGCAAGTACGTGCAGACGCCGCGCGGACTCTATCCGCTCAAGTTCTTCTTTTCAGGGGGCTATTCGACGCACGCCGGAGAAGACGTGTCGTCGGAGGGCGTGCGCGCCCGGATCCGCAAGCTGGTGGCGGAGGAGGACCCGACGGCGCCGCTCAGCGACCACGAGATCACCGCCCGCCTGCAGAAGACGGGAGTCCGGATCGCGCGCCGCACGGTGGCGAAGTACCGGGACCAGCTCGGGATCCTCGCGGCGCGGCTGCGCAGGCGCGTATGA
- the lptB gene encoding LPS export ABC transporter ATP-binding protein, with product MSSVLRAEGLVRSFKRRCVVNQVEIEVRQGEVVGLLGPNGAGKTTTFYMIVGLLKADEGRVYLDSDELTNWPMYRRARAGIGYLPQEASVFQKLTVEQNVMAILETIKMSREERRDRLEELLDELSIKHLRANKAYSLSGGERRRLEITRALATRPKFLLLDEPFTGVDPIAIDDIQRIVRGLRERGLGVLITDHNVRETLSITDRAYLLFEGKILVQGEADHLVNDPEARQLYLGEDFRL from the coding sequence TTGAGCAGTGTACTACGGGCCGAAGGCCTCGTCCGCTCCTTCAAGCGTCGCTGCGTCGTGAACCAGGTGGAGATCGAGGTGCGCCAGGGAGAGGTCGTCGGGCTGCTCGGCCCCAACGGCGCGGGGAAGACGACGACCTTCTACATGATCGTCGGCCTGCTCAAGGCGGATGAGGGACGCGTCTACCTCGACAGCGACGAACTTACGAACTGGCCCATGTACCGGCGGGCGCGAGCCGGGATCGGCTACCTCCCGCAGGAGGCGTCGGTCTTCCAGAAGCTCACGGTCGAGCAGAACGTGATGGCGATCCTCGAGACCATCAAGATGTCGCGGGAGGAGCGGCGCGACCGCCTGGAGGAGTTGCTCGACGAACTGTCCATCAAGCACCTTCGGGCGAACAAGGCCTATTCGCTTTCGGGCGGGGAGCGGCGGCGCCTGGAAATTACCCGGGCGCTGGCGACCCGGCCCAAGTTTCTGCTGCTCGATGAGCCCTTCACCGGGGTCGATCCGATTGCGATCGACGACATCCAGCGCATCGTGCGGGGCCTGCGTGAAAGGGGTCTGGGGGTGCTCATCACCGACCACAACGTACGCGAGACGCTGTCGATCACGGACCGCGCATACCTCCTGTTCGAAGGCAAGATCCTGGTGCAGGGCGAGGCGGATCACCTCGTGAACGATCCGGAGGCCCGCCAACTGTACCTCGGGGAGGACTTCAGGCTCTGA